One Roseibium sp. HPY-6 genomic region harbors:
- a CDS encoding lytic transglycosylase domain-containing protein, whose translation MSREIALKFSGQDGVVAAGLTALEFIDLFEALIARESAFDQRAVSEKGAQGLGQLMPETAADLKVRDPFDPYENLNASAAYLTLLLGEFGRVDLALAAYNAGPTRVKKLGRVPRIEETQNYIRAVLRQAGQPVPDLPDIQQASNQHSEPQESSERLETSSKAPAGVPLTGDVSVWEF comes from the coding sequence TTGTCGCGCGAAATCGCCCTGAAGTTCTCCGGACAGGACGGCGTGGTGGCCGCGGGCCTGACAGCCCTGGAATTCATCGACCTCTTTGAGGCTTTGATTGCGCGCGAATCCGCATTCGATCAAAGGGCCGTTTCGGAAAAGGGCGCTCAAGGGCTCGGACAGCTCATGCCGGAGACGGCGGCGGATCTGAAGGTCCGTGATCCCTTTGACCCTTATGAGAACCTGAATGCGTCAGCCGCCTATCTAACCCTTTTGTTGGGCGAGTTTGGGCGAGTTGACCTGGCGCTTGCCGCCTATAATGCCGGCCCGACCCGGGTGAAAAAACTTGGGCGGGTCCCGCGGATTGAAGAAACACAAAATTATATCCGCGCAGTGCTGCGACAAGCGGGACAACCCGTCCCGGACCTTCCCGACATCCAACAAGCTTCAAACCAGCATTCTGAGCCCCAGGAGAGCTCTGAACGCCTCGAAACCTCGTCCAAAGCACCGGCCGGGGTCCCCTTAACAGGAGATGTTTCAGTATGGGAATTTTAG
- a CDS encoding VirB3 family type IV secretion system protein: MKAPLFKGLTRPVSFVGLPMAYFASLLILVVGGFIATLSVIYLVLSFALGYAGLRLLAAYDARIFDVVLVTIRVTPFKSSQLKGRGVTYGP; this comes from the coding sequence ATGAAGGCGCCGCTCTTCAAGGGCCTGACCCGCCCCGTGAGTTTCGTGGGGCTGCCGATGGCGTATTTTGCATCGCTGTTGATCCTGGTCGTGGGTGGCTTCATTGCCACCCTCTCCGTGATCTATTTGGTCTTGAGCTTCGCGCTCGGATACGCCGGTTTGCGGCTCCTGGCAGCCTATGACGCACGCATATTCGATGTGGTGCTCGTCACCATCCGCGTCACGCCGTTCAAATCAAGCCAGCTGAAGGGTAGGGGAGTCACCTATGGCCCGTGA
- a CDS encoding type IV secretion protein gives MARDTSLAVQSLIDKSVDAPESLSAHLPFLSQINDQTIMLRDGDLMTSFAVDGLAAKTTNESDIETLSQSISDLIAQQYGDVGFYVHRISSKVQPHLDPVAGEGTFAAQIDGLWQAHLRSAQLRHRTTVFTLTMRPSKITGLFDRFRGGKTGSAERIARRFQRLNDIASSFIEIAGPARPRRLMLSSGEWLGLLRAMLTGDFALLRPSRAYVPLNDLVATTPIHFQDDSFTIFGTHSGTTKAGTILTLRDYPAETYAGILDLLDLGIDMCVTNSFTPQDPVSAQADIRRVIRQMSVADDAAVSLQMQLNDALDDVASGRVAFGKHHCTIALYADDQRQLDENISAVDRVLTGAGASVLRENFSARPAYFAQVPGNYSYRTRASSISSLNFAHLSALHGSARGLPKESTYWGEAITILPTANGEPYRFNFHLPGSSDSEPVVGHSLVLGRTGSGKTLGTAFLLAQAQRLSTRLIVFDKDRGFEMAIRALGGSYNVVQVGTDTGFNPFTSEADERGSAWLADWLESLLKPKDGELTPIQIESLGRACAANRSAEDNLQTMGHFRSQFRSTNDGGDLHQRLGRWDRSGQFGWLFNGEGRDSLTFENDITAFDVTEIFDNPQTRTAWLSYVFRRIERTVEDKRPTLIVLDEAWKLLDDDYFRTRLKDWMLTMRKKNVAVVLLTQQAAHITESAAGSAILSGIATLLIYPSNKSTRDELAPLRLTDNELGFAVSSNVGHRLALIRSGDASIIVDMNLAPLGSLLKVLGGGNGEGAPQGWREDPDFWKGIE, from the coding sequence ATGGCCCGTGACACCTCCCTTGCCGTTCAAAGCCTCATCGACAAGTCCGTTGATGCGCCGGAGTCCTTGTCCGCGCATTTGCCATTCTTGTCCCAGATCAACGACCAGACGATCATGCTGCGCGACGGCGATCTGATGACCAGCTTTGCGGTCGATGGTCTGGCCGCCAAGACCACGAACGAGAGCGACATCGAAACGCTCTCCCAATCGATCTCGGACCTCATTGCCCAGCAATATGGCGATGTGGGCTTTTACGTACACCGGATTTCTTCCAAGGTGCAGCCCCACCTCGATCCGGTCGCCGGCGAAGGAACCTTCGCGGCTCAGATCGATGGGCTCTGGCAGGCGCATCTGCGATCGGCACAACTGCGTCATCGCACGACTGTCTTTACGCTCACAATGCGGCCTTCCAAGATCACGGGACTGTTCGACAGGTTCCGGGGCGGCAAAACGGGCAGTGCAGAGCGGATCGCGCGCCGCTTTCAGCGCCTCAACGACATTGCTTCCAGCTTCATCGAGATTGCAGGCCCCGCCCGGCCAAGGCGTTTAATGCTCTCCAGTGGCGAATGGCTTGGGCTTCTGCGAGCGATGCTCACCGGTGACTTTGCTCTGTTGAGGCCAAGCCGAGCCTACGTCCCGCTCAACGATTTGGTTGCGACCACACCGATCCATTTCCAGGACGACAGTTTTACCATCTTCGGAACGCATTCAGGGACAACCAAAGCCGGAACGATCCTGACCTTGAGGGATTATCCGGCCGAGACCTATGCCGGGATCCTCGATCTCCTGGATCTGGGCATCGACATGTGTGTGACCAACTCCTTCACGCCCCAGGATCCGGTCTCGGCTCAGGCGGACATCCGCCGCGTCATCCGGCAAATGAGCGTTGCCGACGATGCGGCTGTGTCGCTGCAAATGCAGCTGAACGATGCGCTCGATGATGTGGCCTCCGGACGGGTCGCGTTCGGCAAGCATCACTGCACCATCGCGCTTTATGCCGATGACCAACGGCAACTGGACGAGAACATTTCCGCGGTCGATCGGGTTCTGACCGGCGCGGGCGCTTCGGTCCTGCGGGAGAACTTCAGTGCCCGGCCAGCCTATTTTGCGCAAGTGCCCGGCAACTACAGCTACCGCACCCGCGCCTCGTCCATCAGCTCGCTCAACTTCGCGCACCTGTCGGCCCTCCATGGATCGGCGAGGGGCCTGCCGAAGGAATCGACCTATTGGGGCGAAGCCATCACTATTCTACCGACAGCAAACGGGGAACCTTACCGCTTTAACTTCCATCTGCCCGGATCCAGCGACAGCGAACCGGTTGTCGGTCATTCTCTGGTTCTCGGGAGAACCGGGTCCGGCAAGACGCTCGGGACGGCGTTTCTGCTGGCCCAGGCGCAGCGCCTATCGACGCGCCTGATTGTCTTCGACAAGGACCGCGGCTTTGAAATGGCAATCCGCGCCCTTGGCGGCAGTTACAATGTGGTTCAGGTCGGCACGGACACCGGGTTCAATCCATTCACATCGGAAGCGGACGAACGGGGCAGTGCGTGGCTGGCGGATTGGCTGGAAAGCCTGCTTAAGCCCAAGGACGGGGAACTCACGCCGATCCAGATCGAAAGTCTCGGCCGGGCCTGCGCCGCCAATCGCTCTGCTGAAGACAATCTACAGACCATGGGCCATTTCCGCTCGCAGTTCCGCTCCACCAATGACGGCGGCGATCTGCACCAGCGTTTGGGCCGGTGGGACCGATCCGGCCAGTTCGGATGGCTTTTCAATGGCGAGGGCAGGGACAGCCTGACTTTCGAGAACGACATCACGGCCTTTGATGTCACGGAGATCTTCGACAACCCGCAAACGCGGACGGCCTGGCTCTCTTATGTCTTTCGGCGCATTGAGCGCACGGTGGAAGACAAGCGGCCCACGCTGATCGTGCTCGATGAAGCCTGGAAACTTCTCGATGACGATTATTTCCGCACCCGTCTCAAGGACTGGATGCTGACAATGCGGAAGAAGAACGTCGCCGTCGTTCTTCTGACCCAGCAGGCAGCGCATATCACAGAGAGCGCGGCGGGCAGCGCGATCCTCTCCGGCATCGCGACCTTGCTGATTTATCCATCCAACAAATCGACGCGCGACGAACTTGCGCCGCTCCGTCTTACCGACAACGAGCTTGGCTTTGCCGTCAGCTCCAATGTCGGGCACCGGCTGGCACTGATCCGTTCAGGCGACGCCAGCATCATCGTTGACATGAATCTTGCCCCGCTCGGATCCCTTTTGAAGGTTCTGGGCGGCGGCAATGGGGAGGGGGCGCCCCAAGGCTGGCGCGAGGATCCCGATTTCTGGAAGGGCATCGAATGA
- a CDS encoding TrbC/VirB2 family protein produces MGILAKHSRLAFLTLIAAAVMINPAMAQDLSPITTFFTTIGTALTGTLGRAVGLVALCAVGFLFMTGRMNWMFAGSILIGLVILFGAATILAGF; encoded by the coding sequence ATGGGAATTTTAGCGAAGCACAGCCGTTTGGCTTTTCTCACATTGATCGCGGCGGCCGTGATGATCAATCCAGCCATGGCGCAGGATCTGTCTCCGATCACAACCTTCTTCACGACCATCGGCACGGCACTCACTGGCACGCTCGGCCGGGCGGTCGGCCTCGTTGCGCTTTGCGCCGTCGGCTTCCTCTTCATGACCGGCCGGATGAACTGGATGTTTGCCGGATCGATCCTGATCGGGCTTGTGATCCTCTTTGGTGCCGCAACCATTCTCGCAGGCTTTTAA